GGCTGCCGCTCCCCCTGTCCTTGGTACCTGAGAGATTCACCCCGTGCGACCGCCGCGCGGGGTTTGCTCCTTCGGTGCGCCACGTGGCGTGGCGGCTCTCCAGACGGCTGTGTGGTGGTGCAGTACGGGACCTGAGCGTGTATGGGAGTTTGCGCCTTCGGTGGAGCGGACGGGCCGCTCGCTCTCCTGCGGGGGCCATTCTAGAACCCGCTGCCCAGGTCCCAGGTTTTTGGCCTCACGCGGCCGCGGGGTACACCGCTTCGCCCAGGTTCAGCATGAGCCGGTTGGCCCACGCGAAGAGCGCGGCCGCATGCAGGGCGTCGAGGATTTCAAGATCCGAGAGGCCCGCGGCGCGCAGCGGTGCGAGGTGCTGCGGCCCGAATGCGCCGGGCGTGCGCGTGAGTGCGGCGCTGGCCTGCACGATGGCGCGCTCGCGGGCGTTCGTGCCGGCGGTGTCGGGGTCTTCGAAGATCTGCGCCATCACGTCGTTGCGCTTGGCGAGCTGCTCGAAGCGCTGGGCGTGCACCGAGGCGCAGTACACGCAGCCGTTCACGCGCGATACGACGGTGCTGGCCACTTCGCGCTCGGCGCGTGCCAGGCCGCCGGGCGCGTACATGATGGCGTTGAACGCCTGCGAGCGCTCCGACAGCACGCGCGGCTGGTGCGCCAGCAGCAGGTAGAAATCGGACGTGCGGGCCTTGGGGTGGCTCAGGTCGAGCACGGCCTGCTGCTCTTCGGTCGCCTGCTGCGGATCGACCACGGGCAGCCAGGCCTTCCAGTCCAGCGTCTCGCTCGTGTAGCCCGCCAGGCGCAGGGGCTGGCCGGGCGGCGGGAGGTTGGCGGGGTGCACGAAGGGTGCTTCCGGCGCGGCCGGGCTGGCAGGGGCCGAGGCGTCCGGCGCGGGCAGGGCATCGAGCGCGGCCACGCCGGCCGCCACGCGCAGCTGGTAGGTCACGAAGCCCACGAGCTGGGCGATGAGCACCGCGTCCGGCGTGGAGAGGCCGGCCTGTGGAAGTGCGAGCAGCGCATTGCGGTCGCTGCGCGCGGGCTCCAGCGCCAGCGTGCGCGCGAAGCGCACGGCCGCCTGCAGCCGCGCGCTGGCGCCGCCGAATCCGGCGATGCCGGCGGTATCCGGTGCGGCGCCCGTGTCGTCCGCCAGGGCGCGCAGCGCCGGTGCGACCGGCGAGCCCGCCGCTTCCAGGCGTGCGCGGTAGTGCGCGGCCAGTGCCGGCACGCCGCTCACGCGCACCACGTCCTGCGCGATGGCCAGCCGCTCGGCGGGCGTGAAGGCGCCGGGCAGCACCCCGGAGAAAAGCGCGTCCTCGCAGGCCTGCGTGGCCGTGGCGACCTTGTCGCGCTGGTGGCGCACCGTGTGCGCGGAGCGGCCGGGCACGAGTCCCGCAACGTGGTCGATGGTGTCGCTGGCGGGGGCGGCTGCGGTGGCGGGTGGCTGGGTGGTCATGGCGGGATAGCTCCGTTGAAGGGCGGGATGGGCCGTTGGGCGGGCCGCTGCGGGTCTCAGGGGCCGACGGTGCGCTGCGCGGTGTCGGCGGGCGTCCATTCGTCGCCCAGCAGTTCGGGCTCGGCATAGGCCTGCAGCGCGGCGAAGTGGTGCTCCACGTCCTCGCGGTACAGCAGGCCCGCCAGGCCGCCGGCCAGGCGCCGCGCGCCGTCGCTGATGGCCGGGATGTCGCCCGAGATGGTGCCGTGCGAGAGCGCGGCGGGGTAGCAGAAGCAGTGGATGCGGTCCAGGCCCGGGCAGGCGCCGGGGGGCGTCTCCTGGAACTCGAACAGCGGGCCGAGGTCCGGCGAATCGCGCAGCTCGGGGTCTTCCTCGCCGCGCGGCGGGGTGTAGCGCTCGCCCCAGGTGCGCACGTGCGGCGCGATGGCGGCGAACTCGGGCTTCTGCTGCCAGTCGATGGCGAAGCCCGTGGACAGGATCAGGAAGTCGATGGCGAAGGTGCCGCGCGCGGTGGCCACCTGCAGGCCGTCCGGTGTGTCGCGCACCCGCTGCACGGCGCAGCCGAAGTGGAAGAAGGCATTCGGGTGGCGCGACACGCGCAGCGTGCTGCCGTGCGGGGGCGGCACCTGCTGCGCGCCGATGTAGTGGCGCAGCCGCCATTTCCACTCGTCGGGCAGCAGGGAGTGGCCCTGCACGAGGCCGGGCACGCCCGAGCCCTTGGACTTGTTGATGCGCGGCAGCTCGGTGCGCCGCGCGATCAGGTCCACGCTGGCCGCGCCGGCTTCGAGCGCGGTGCCGGCACTGTCCATGGCCGAGGAGCCCATGCCGATCACGCCCACGCGCAGGCCGCGCAGCGTGGCGTAGTCGAGCACGTCGGACGAATGCGCCCAGCGCGTGCGCGGCACGCCCTCCATGAAGGCGGGGATGAGCGGGCCGCCCAGTCCGTCGCGGCCGGTGGCAAGGACCACGCGGCGCGCATGCCAGGTGGCGGGTGCCGCGCCGCCTACGGCCACGTCCACCTCGACCAGGCCATCGGCCCGCGGCCGCAGCGCGGTCACCGCGTGGCCGTTGCGCACGTCGGCCTGCGTCACGCGGCGGTACCAGCGCAGGTAATCCATCCACTGCAGGCGCGGGATCTTGTCGAGCGCGGCCCAGGCGTCGGCGCCCCACTGGGCCTCGAACCATGCGCGGAAGGTGAGCGAGGGCACGCCCAGCGCGGGGCCCGTCAGCTCCTTGGGCGAGCGCAGCGTCTCCATGCGCGCCGTGGTGGCCCAGGGGCCTTCGCGGTCGGCCGGCGCGCGGTCCAGCAGCACGGCGGCGATGCCCTGCTGCGCGAGCGCCATGCTGGCGGCGAGCCCCGCCTGCCCGGCGCCGACGATGAGCACGTCGACGACCGGCCGGCCGGCGTGCGTGCGCTGCGGCATCCAGGGCTTTGCGCGCCAGTTGAGGGTCAGCAGATCGTGCTGCAGCCGTTGTTCGAGGGCGGCCAGCCCGGCCGCGCCCAGAGGGGAAGAGAGTGCCATGAAGAGATCGGTGCAGTAAGAGGTGCCATGGATGCAAGGGCAGGCGCTTTGCTCACGGCGTATGAAACTGGCGAGGCCCCAGGCCAGCAACCCCCGCGGAACTGGCTCCGCCAGGCCGCAGGGGGTGCCCCCCTTCCCGCGGTGCGCAGCGCCGCGAGAGAAGGGGGGAGCGGCAAAGCCGCTCAGGGGGTTGCCCCTAGCTAATCAATGCTGATTTTCGCGTCCTTCACCACCTGCGCCCATTTGGCCCGGTCCTTGTGCACCGTCTGGCCGAACTGCTCGGGCGTTTCGATGCGCACCGTGTTGCCCTGCGATTCGAAGCGCTGGCGCACGTCGGGCTGCTCCAGCACCTCGCGCAGCGCGGTGTTCAGCTTGTGCACGATGGCCGCATCGGTGCCCTTGGGCGCGAAGATGCCGAACCAGATCGAGCTGTCGAAGCCCTTGGTGCCGGGCAGGCCGCTCGATGCGATGGTAGGCACTTCCTTCACGGCCGCCACGGGCCTGGCCGTGGGGATGCCCAGCAGCCGCACCTTGCCGGCCTTGTAGTGCGGCAGCACGGTCTGCACTTGGTTCATGATGCAGCAGGTCTCGCCGCGCACCACGGAGGTGATGGCCTCGGGGCCGCCCTTGTAGGGCACGTGGACCATGTTCAGCCCCAGGCGCGCGTTGAATTCGGCAAACGCCATGTGCGTGCCTGCGCCGTTGCCGGTGGAGGCGTAGTTGTACCTGCCGGGGTTGGCCTTCACGATGTCGACGAATTCCTGCAGCGTCTTCGCGTCGATCACGTTCGGGTTCACGGTGAGCACGTTCGACACGTCGATCAGCGTGCCCACGGGCGCGAAATCGGCTTCCACGTCGAAGGGCAGTTTCTTGTAGAGCGCGGCGTTGCTGCCGTGCGTGGCCGCCGTGCCGAAGACGAGGGTGTAGCCGTCGGGTCTGGCGCGCGCCACGAACTCGCTGGCGATGTTGCCTGCGGCGCCGGACTTGTAGTCGATGATGACCGGCTGGCCCAGCTTCTGGCTGAGCGGCTCCTGCACCGCGCGCGCCACCACGTCCACGCCCGAGCCGGCGGGAAACCCCATGATGAGCGTGACCGGCTGGCGCGGCCAGTCGGCGGCTGCGCCGGTGTCGGCCGCCACGGCGGGGGTGGCGAGGGTCGCGGCCCAGGCCGCGGCAGCGACGAGCGCTGCGGCAGGGAGCCAGGAGAAGGAGGGGAGGTGGCGGCGCATGGGGAGGTCCTTGGAAAAGGCCCGGGCCCGGACTGCCGCTCAGGCAGCCGCGGTCGCAGGCCGTGAATGCGCCATTGTGGTCAAGGCTTCATGCTTTGTGCCTATAAGGTTATGTGGCCTGCATGCCGAGCGGCTGGGTCTGCGCGCGTGTTCATTGGCGGTAGGGGTTGTTGGGGCGGCGGTCGTAGCGGTCCGGCACGCCGTCGCCGTCGCGGTCCCAGCGGCCGCGGCGCATTTCCCAGCGGCCGTCCTGCTGCACCCAGCCGGGCTGGGTGTACGCATAGCCCGGCCGCGCGCGCAGCCAGTGGCCCGGCACCCACACATGGCGGCGGCCCTGCCACTCCCAGTGGCCCTGTTCCCAGACCATGCCGCGGCGCGGCGGGGGCACGCGCTCGTAGCGCGGCGGGGGCGGCGCGGAATAGCGCTGGACCACCATCGGTGGGGGCGGCGCATATTGGGGGCCGGACTGCACGATCACCGTGGCACTGGTGGCCGCATGCGCCGAGGTGGTCACGGTGCCCATGACCGAGGCCAGCGCGAGCGAGGCAGCGGTGAGGGAGAGGGCCTTGCGGGGGGTGGTCATGGATGTCTCCTTGTGACGGCGGTGAAGAGGGGGCCGGGGCGCGTCGCCTGCGCAGTGCGGGCGGCGCATCCATGGGCCATGACTTCATCCTGGGGGCCTTTCGTCAAGGCCGTGTCGCCGGCACGCGAAGCTATGTGAGCAGGTGTTTCGCGGGCGGGGCACCCTCCGTCACCGGCCGCTGCGGCCCTCCGGCGGCAGGCGGCTGGCACGGACCATCAGGGTGCGCACGATGCGCCGGTGGAAGGGCACGACCGCGGCCATGTACGCATGCCCGAGGGCGTTGTGCACATGCACGACGGTGCTGAGCGAGAGGGTGCCGCCTGCGCTGCCGGGCGCTGCCGTCCCGCTGCGCAGCAGCGACACGTGCACGTCGAGGTGGCGGTCGTCCTGGCCCATGACCACTTCGTTCGGCGACAGGTGGCGCACCTCGAAGATCCCCACACGGTCGCCCACCCGGCAGGTGTGCGGTGCGCGCAGCCACTGCGCGGCGTTGCCGCGCAGCGGGCCCAGGTCGCGCAGGCCGGCCAGCCGAACGAGGCGGTTGCGCAGGCCCATGAGGCCCTCGATCCATCCCGGTGTGTCCGCTACCAGGGTCAGCC
The DNA window shown above is from Acidovorax sp. NCPPB 4044 and carries:
- a CDS encoding CMD domain-containing protein produces the protein MTTQPPATAAAPASDTIDHVAGLVPGRSAHTVRHQRDKVATATQACEDALFSGVLPGAFTPAERLAIAQDVVRVSGVPALAAHYRARLEAAGSPVAPALRALADDTGAAPDTAGIAGFGGASARLQAAVRFARTLALEPARSDRNALLALPQAGLSTPDAVLIAQLVGFVTYQLRVAAGVAALDALPAPDASAPASPAAPEAPFVHPANLPPPGQPLRLAGYTSETLDWKAWLPVVDPQQATEEQQAVLDLSHPKARTSDFYLLLAHQPRVLSERSQAFNAIMYAPGGLARAEREVASTVVSRVNGCVYCASVHAQRFEQLAKRNDVMAQIFEDPDTAGTNARERAIVQASAALTRTPGAFGPQHLAPLRAAGLSDLEILDALHAAALFAWANRLMLNLGEAVYPAAA
- a CDS encoding FAD/NAD(P)-binding protein gives rise to the protein MALSSPLGAAGLAALEQRLQHDLLTLNWRAKPWMPQRTHAGRPVVDVLIVGAGQAGLAASMALAQQGIAAVLLDRAPADREGPWATTARMETLRSPKELTGPALGVPSLTFRAWFEAQWGADAWAALDKIPRLQWMDYLRWYRRVTQADVRNGHAVTALRPRADGLVEVDVAVGGAAPATWHARRVVLATGRDGLGGPLIPAFMEGVPRTRWAHSSDVLDYATLRGLRVGVIGMGSSAMDSAGTALEAGAASVDLIARRTELPRINKSKGSGVPGLVQGHSLLPDEWKWRLRHYIGAQQVPPPHGSTLRVSRHPNAFFHFGCAVQRVRDTPDGLQVATARGTFAIDFLILSTGFAIDWQQKPEFAAIAPHVRTWGERYTPPRGEEDPELRDSPDLGPLFEFQETPPGACPGLDRIHCFCYPAALSHGTISGDIPAISDGARRLAGGLAGLLYREDVEHHFAALQAYAEPELLGDEWTPADTAQRTVGP
- a CDS encoding Bug family tripartite tricarboxylate transporter substrate binding protein; the encoded protein is MRRHLPSFSWLPAAALVAAAAWAATLATPAVAADTGAAADWPRQPVTLIMGFPAGSGVDVVARAVQEPLSQKLGQPVIIDYKSGAAGNIASEFVARARPDGYTLVFGTAATHGSNAALYKKLPFDVEADFAPVGTLIDVSNVLTVNPNVIDAKTLQEFVDIVKANPGRYNYASTGNGAGTHMAFAEFNARLGLNMVHVPYKGGPEAITSVVRGETCCIMNQVQTVLPHYKAGKVRLLGIPTARPVAAVKEVPTIASSGLPGTKGFDSSIWFGIFAPKGTDAAIVHKLNTALREVLEQPDVRQRFESQGNTVRIETPEQFGQTVHKDRAKWAQVVKDAKISID
- a CDS encoding YXWGXW repeat-containing protein; amino-acid sequence: MTTPRKALSLTAASLALASVMGTVTTSAHAATSATVIVQSGPQYAPPPPMVVQRYSAPPPPRYERVPPPRRGMVWEQGHWEWQGRRHVWVPGHWLRARPGYAYTQPGWVQQDGRWEMRRGRWDRDGDGVPDRYDRRPNNPYRQ
- a CDS encoding DUF2867 domain-containing protein; this translates as MPQPHPSSAGTATPAAIPVPPGTAIASLLPGADFSDAYAISDPRPHESALQTWLTLVADTPGWIEGLMGLRNRLVRLAGLRDLGPLRGNAAQWLRAPHTCRVGDRVGIFEVRHLSPNEVVMGQDDRHLDVHVSLLRSGTAAPGSAGGTLSLSTVVHVHNALGHAYMAAVVPFHRRIVRTLMVRASRLPPEGRSGR